A region of Streptomyces cinnamoneus DNA encodes the following proteins:
- a CDS encoding Cys-Gln thioester bond-forming surface protein: MNSVKRRGAARLAAAVLASGLAVAGTVAGAGSAAADDAPHNQGGVTATLGKITAGGGAVVHDRRKTGPVMAGLFEMKVDGGGTLQTYCIDILTNTVDGAKYKETGWGESSLHDNKNAGRIRWILQHSYPQINDLAALSKDSGAGVLDANTAATGTQVAIWRYSDNVNVEAKNPAAEKLADYLYESAKDVEEPKASLTLTPPAVSGKPGQRIGPVTVHTNAGSVAVAPSGDAVAKNVKVVDEAGKPVITTADGGRLFFDVPAGAPDGSVSFKASAATKVPVGRAFIGDHTKTQTMILAGSSESTVFATATANWASKGAIPALTAKKDCAKGGVEITAENKGDQPFVFELDGKTHTVQPGGSETTLVKVGEDQAYKITITGPNGFSKTFSGILDCKTAEGGSAGGAGGGAGGAGTPSASPSPATGGVATTGSTTGGDLASTGSSSTTPVIAGVAIALIVAGSGAVYLLRRRKA, translated from the coding sequence ATGAACTCTGTGAAGAGGCGGGGTGCGGCTCGCCTGGCCGCGGCCGTGCTGGCGTCCGGCCTGGCCGTCGCCGGCACCGTCGCCGGGGCGGGTTCCGCGGCGGCGGACGACGCACCGCACAACCAGGGCGGTGTCACCGCGACGCTCGGAAAGATAACGGCCGGCGGCGGTGCCGTCGTGCACGACCGCCGCAAGACGGGCCCGGTCATGGCCGGTCTGTTCGAGATGAAGGTCGACGGCGGCGGCACGCTCCAGACGTACTGCATCGACATCCTCACCAATACGGTCGACGGCGCCAAGTACAAGGAGACGGGCTGGGGCGAGTCGTCCCTGCACGACAACAAGAACGCGGGCAGGATCCGCTGGATCCTCCAGCACTCCTACCCCCAGATCAACGACCTCGCCGCCCTCTCCAAGGACTCCGGCGCCGGAGTCCTCGACGCGAACACCGCGGCCACGGGCACCCAGGTCGCCATCTGGCGCTACTCGGACAACGTCAACGTGGAGGCGAAGAACCCCGCGGCCGAGAAGCTCGCCGACTACCTCTACGAGAGCGCCAAGGACGTCGAGGAGCCGAAGGCGTCCCTCACGCTCACCCCGCCGGCCGTCTCCGGCAAGCCCGGGCAGCGCATCGGCCCGGTCACCGTGCACACCAACGCGGGCAGCGTCGCCGTCGCCCCCTCCGGTGACGCCGTCGCCAAGAACGTGAAGGTCGTCGACGAGGCCGGCAAGCCGGTCATCACGACGGCCGACGGCGGCCGGCTGTTCTTCGACGTGCCGGCCGGGGCCCCCGACGGCTCCGTCTCGTTCAAGGCCTCGGCCGCCACCAAGGTCCCGGTCGGCCGCGCCTTCATCGGCGACCACACCAAGACCCAGACGATGATCCTGGCCGGCTCCAGCGAGAGCACCGTCTTCGCCACCGCCACGGCGAACTGGGCGTCGAAGGGTGCGATACCCGCCCTGACCGCCAAGAAGGACTGCGCCAAGGGCGGCGTGGAGATCACCGCGGAGAACAAGGGCGACCAGCCCTTCGTCTTCGAGCTGGACGGCAAGACGCACACGGTGCAGCCCGGCGGCTCCGAGACCACCCTGGTGAAGGTCGGCGAGGACCAGGCGTACAAGATCACCATCACCGGGCCCAACGGCTTCTCGAAGACGTTCTCCGGGATCCTCGACTGCAAGACCGCCGAGGGCGGCAGCGCCGGCGGCGCGGGCGGCGGCGCCGGCGGCGCCGGTACGCCCTCCGCCTCCCCGAGCCCCGCGACGGGCGGCGTCGCCACGACCGGCTCCACCACCGGCGGCGACCTGGCCAGCACCGGCAGCAGCAGCACGACCCCCGTCATCGCGGGGGTGGCGATAGCCCTCATCGTGGCCGGCAGCGGCGCCGTGTACCTCCTGCGCCGCAGGAAGGCCTAG
- the ettA gene encoding energy-dependent translational throttle protein EttA: MAEYIYTMRKTRKAHGDKVILDDVTLSFLPGAKIGVVGPNGAGKSTVLKIMAGLEQPSNGDAFLSPGYSVGILMQEPELDESKTVLENVQDGVAEVKGKLDRFNEIAELMATDYSDALLEEMGKLQEDLDHSNAWDLDAQLEQAMDALGCPPADWPVVNLSGGEKRRVALCRLLLEAPDLLLLDEPTNHLDAESVNWLEQHLAKYAGTVVAITHDRYFLDNVAEWILELDRGRAIPYEGNYSTYLENKASRLKVEGQKDAKRQKRLKEELEWVRSNAKGRQAKSKARLARYEEMAAEADKMRKLDFEEIQIPPGPRLGSVVVEVNNLSKAFGDKVLIDDLSFTLPRNGIVGVIGPNGAGKTTLFKMIQGLEKPDSGSIKVGETVKISYVDQSRANIDPKKTLWAVVSDELDYINVGQVEMPSRAYVSAFGFKGPDQQKPAGVLSGGERNRLNLALTLKQGGNLLLLDEPTNDLDVETLSSLENALLDFPGAAVVVSHDRWFLDRVATHILAYEGDSKWFWFEGNFESYEKNKIERLGPDAARPHRATYKKLTRG; this comes from the coding sequence TTGGCTGAGTACATCTACACCATGCGCAAGACGCGCAAGGCGCACGGCGACAAGGTCATCCTCGATGACGTGACGCTGAGCTTCCTGCCCGGTGCGAAGATCGGTGTGGTCGGCCCCAACGGTGCCGGTAAGTCCACCGTCCTCAAGATCATGGCCGGTCTGGAGCAGCCGTCGAACGGCGACGCGTTCCTGTCGCCGGGCTACAGCGTCGGCATCCTGATGCAGGAGCCGGAGCTGGACGAGTCCAAGACGGTGCTCGAGAACGTCCAGGACGGCGTCGCCGAGGTCAAGGGCAAGCTCGACCGCTTCAACGAGATCGCCGAGCTGATGGCGACCGACTACTCCGACGCGCTGCTCGAGGAGATGGGCAAGCTCCAGGAGGATCTGGACCACTCCAACGCCTGGGACCTCGACGCCCAGCTGGAGCAGGCCATGGACGCGCTGGGCTGCCCGCCCGCCGACTGGCCGGTCGTCAACCTCTCCGGTGGTGAGAAGCGCCGCGTCGCGCTGTGCCGCCTGCTGCTGGAGGCCCCCGACCTGCTGCTCCTCGACGAGCCCACCAACCACCTCGACGCCGAGTCGGTGAACTGGCTGGAACAGCACCTGGCCAAGTACGCGGGCACCGTCGTGGCGATCACCCACGACCGCTACTTCCTCGACAACGTCGCCGAGTGGATCCTCGAGCTCGACCGCGGCCGCGCGATCCCCTACGAGGGCAACTACTCCACCTACCTGGAGAACAAGGCCTCCCGTCTGAAGGTCGAGGGTCAGAAGGACGCCAAGCGCCAGAAGCGCCTCAAGGAAGAGCTGGAGTGGGTCCGCTCCAACGCCAAGGGCCGCCAGGCCAAGTCCAAGGCGCGTCTGGCCCGTTACGAGGAGATGGCGGCCGAGGCCGACAAGATGCGGAAGCTGGACTTCGAGGAGATCCAGATCCCGCCGGGCCCGCGTCTGGGCTCCGTCGTCGTCGAGGTCAACAACCTCTCCAAGGCGTTCGGCGACAAGGTCCTCATCGACGACCTGTCCTTCACCCTGCCGCGTAACGGCATCGTCGGCGTGATCGGCCCGAACGGCGCCGGCAAGACCACGCTCTTCAAGATGATCCAGGGCCTGGAGAAGCCGGACTCCGGCTCCATCAAGGTCGGCGAGACCGTCAAGATCTCGTACGTCGACCAGAGCCGCGCCAACATCGACCCGAAGAAGACGCTGTGGGCCGTCGTCTCCGACGAGTTGGACTACATCAACGTCGGCCAGGTCGAGATGCCGTCCCGCGCCTACGTCTCCGCGTTCGGCTTCAAGGGCCCGGACCAGCAGAAGCCGGCCGGCGTGCTCTCCGGCGGTGAGCGCAACCGCCTCAACCTCGCGCTCACCCTCAAGCAGGGCGGCAACCTGCTGCTCCTCGACGAGCCGACCAACGACCTCGACGTCGAGACCCTGTCCTCGCTCGAGAACGCGCTGCTGGACTTCCCCGGTGCCGCTGTGGTCGTCTCCCACGACCGCTGGTTCCTGGACCGGGTGGCCACGCACATCCTGGCCTACGAGGGCGACTCCAAGTGGTTCTGGTTCGAGGGCAACTTCGAGTCGTACGAGAAGAACAAGATCGAGCGCCTGGGCCCGGACGCGGCCCGTCCGCACCGCGCCACCTACAAGAAGCTCACCCGGGGCTGA
- a CDS encoding globin: protein MKEIPRGTLQEQTFYEQVGGEETFRRLVHRFYQGVAGDPLLRPMYPEEDLGPAEERLVLFLIQYWGGPRTYSENRGHPRLRMRHAPFTVDRAAHDAWLRHMRDAVDGLGLAPEHERQLWDYLTYAAASMVNAAG, encoded by the coding sequence GTGAAAGAGATTCCGCGCGGCACGCTTCAGGAGCAGACCTTCTACGAGCAGGTCGGCGGCGAGGAGACCTTCCGGCGCCTGGTCCACCGCTTCTACCAGGGTGTGGCCGGGGACCCGCTGCTCAGGCCCATGTACCCGGAGGAGGACCTCGGCCCCGCCGAGGAACGCCTCGTCCTCTTCCTGATCCAGTACTGGGGCGGTCCGCGCACCTACAGCGAGAACCGCGGCCACCCCCGGCTGCGGATGCGGCACGCGCCCTTCACCGTCGACCGCGCCGCGCACGACGCGTGGCTGCGGCACATGCGGGACGCGGTGGACGGGCTGGGCCTGGCCCCCGAGCACGAGCGGCAGCTGTGGGACTACCTGACGTACGCCGCCGCCTCCATGGTCAACGCGGCGGGCTGA
- a CDS encoding FHA domain-containing protein, with amino-acid sequence MPTCPNGHQSEAEDWCEVCGHRMSGPARPPGAVPPPPPAPPGGGYGYPPGGGDPTVQAELCPQCRTPREAQAPFCEECRYNFLTRSATPYAPPPPSAQGFQSAPPPPSQHTQPPQSFDYHGSRPSRINRPAEPLEPQESHEGYGSAEDDWVLSPPRSAPAAPPAPAAPPAPPAPPAQPGYGYEPYDAPGAHEPYGAYASYEHQGAQSVAEGAPRPVPPSPGVPAQSAGWVAVVAPDREYFLAMMNRSGPEAAGLNLPAYSPELRFPLSGHQVTIGRRRHSTGESPDIDLSRPPEDPGVSHQHAMLVQQPDGDWAVVDQDSTNGTTVNGSEEPIQPYVPVPLQDGDRVHVGAWTTITVRRD; translated from the coding sequence ATGCCGACCTGCCCGAACGGCCACCAGTCGGAGGCCGAAGACTGGTGCGAGGTGTGCGGCCACCGGATGTCGGGGCCGGCAAGGCCCCCGGGTGCCGTTCCCCCGCCCCCGCCCGCGCCGCCCGGTGGCGGCTACGGCTATCCGCCCGGCGGCGGCGACCCCACAGTGCAGGCGGAGCTGTGCCCGCAGTGCCGCACGCCCCGGGAGGCGCAGGCACCCTTCTGCGAGGAGTGCCGCTACAACTTCCTGACCAGGTCGGCCACGCCCTACGCGCCGCCGCCCCCGTCGGCGCAGGGCTTCCAGTCGGCCCCGCCGCCTCCGTCCCAGCACACCCAGCCTCCGCAGAGCTTCGACTACCACGGCTCGCGGCCGTCGCGGATCAACCGCCCGGCGGAACCGCTGGAGCCCCAGGAGTCCCACGAGGGCTACGGCAGCGCCGAGGACGACTGGGTGCTGTCCCCTCCGCGGTCCGCCCCCGCCGCACCGCCGGCCCCGGCCGCGCCCCCCGCCCCGCCGGCACCGCCCGCCCAGCCCGGGTACGGGTACGAGCCCTATGACGCGCCCGGGGCGCATGAGCCGTACGGGGCGTACGCGTCGTACGAGCATCAGGGTGCGCAGTCCGTGGCCGAGGGCGCGCCCCGGCCGGTGCCGCCGTCGCCCGGGGTGCCCGCGCAGTCCGCGGGCTGGGTCGCCGTGGTCGCGCCCGACCGGGAGTACTTCCTGGCGATGATGAACCGCAGCGGCCCCGAGGCGGCGGGCCTGAACCTGCCCGCCTACTCCCCCGAGCTGCGCTTCCCGCTCAGCGGGCACCAGGTCACCATCGGCCGCCGCCGGCACAGCACCGGGGAGTCCCCCGACATCGACCTGTCCAGGCCGCCGGAGGACCCGGGCGTCTCGCACCAGCACGCGATGCTCGTCCAGCAGCCGGACGGCGACTGGGCGGTCGTCGACCAGGACTCCACCAACGGCACCACGGTCAACGGCTCCGAGGAGCCGATCCAGCCCTATGTGCCGGTGCCGCTCCAGGACGGGGACCGGGTGCACGTGGGCGCGTGGACGACGATCACGGTGCGGCGGGACTGA